In the genome of Carya illinoinensis cultivar Pawnee chromosome 13, C.illinoinensisPawnee_v1, whole genome shotgun sequence, the window gtacttaaaggcatgacttgaaatTGCTGTAATGGtcgctatgaagatatgtagactcatttgtctctaagtgggagattgttatgagtggagacaaaaCGGTGAACAGTGAATCATGCACCGTTTCCTTCCTTGACATGTTAGGCGCCACTTGCAAACACGCACAGTGTCTGCAGCAAGTGACGCCTCAATTCTTCCATAAATCACTGCACcgaaaaaaaattgtaggctGCTTTCTCCTATAAATAAGAGAGAGCTCAGTTAAGGTGAGTGTGCAGCAAAGAAGtgtagagagaaaacagagagtgTGTACTGCGTGTAGCGCTGTGCAGAGAAGATACAtgagagagtgggtgagcagagagagtttacaagagaggttttttgtaaaaaatatttcatagtgagattacagcagctgtggacgtaggcaattgccgaaccacgttaaatttcgtctctcctttatttagaattcTCTCTGTATCCGAACAGCTCCCAACACTATTGGTGTCTTATCTATCTTGAGGAAAGATcatgatcaattttttttttttttttactttccaCATTATTGTGGAGAACTAATGACATCTACTGAAGTGCTTACCACAGACAGCAAAGTTTGCATCTATGAGAGCTGGCTTTCCTTTGGTGTttggattaaaatattttgctaTTTTGTGTCgtttttttatgcattatcattttttacttATATGGAGCTAGCAGGAAATAAAGCTTCTGCTACTGTTCAACCATTTCTCTTGCTGCATCTTGATATATATCCTGCAGCTGTTCATACCATTGAGGATGCACTTCATTTGTTTTCTGCACCAGAATCTCGAAGGGTACCAAATATCAGCAACTAAGAAGGCGCCTTTCTTTTTCCTAGTTTTTCTTTGGTCTTTTTGGTTAGTGTTTGGGTCTTGGTGCATTCTAGTATGAAATGTTAATTGATGTTGGGCGGTTAACATGGTTTGAATCTCCAAGACCCATAACTGCATaagtgaggaagaagaggaagcaTGTGCTCTCTACGTCCAAACCTGGTTTGAGAATGTTGTGAGTGCCAGCAAATCTGTTAAGATATAGACTCTTTCAAAGATAATGATATTTTAGCTAATGCGATTTGGTTATGGAATGCAGGGAAGCACGAAGCTGCATAAGCATGTGCACTTTCCTCTTGAATTGGTGTTGGGTCTTGAACTACTTGTTTCTCCATCTAATGAGGTGATGCACCAAATGTCGTTATTACAGACATATTCTCCTCTGCCATTGTTTGTTTTTGGAGGATGAAATTATTGCCTTTTGCATGATGTTGTTCTTTTTCATGAAGCAAGTTCTTGGTATTATCTAGCTCCTCTGCCTGCTGAATAATATGGTCTGTCATTGTGGATAAATCTTTATATAGTTCATTTATAAAGGTTATTGGTGGTTAGTATGTTAGGATCAGTAGTGCACAGTTAGAAAAAGAATGGCTGTTATTGACTAAGTTGCTGCTGTGGTTCTCATCCATTTACCTTGGCTGTTGGTAATCTGCCATTggacaattttacttttattatgaATTAGATATATAGAGTTTAATGTAATTATTTCAAATGTGACAAAAGATAAACTTTGTTACAATGCAACCACTCTTGCCCCTAAGGAAACAAATCCTAACTATTCTGTTGTTAGTGTTATAAAACCTCTCtgttttatagttataaaaacaccaagattttttattaataaagtaaTCCTCTATttgaacaaatataaatgttttgtttcttgaaacaacaaaaataacCTTTCTGTTTCTTAACTCACAAACAGAATGCTCAAGATTCACAATAGTCTCATATTAATATCAACTATGATTACAAAATCAACAGTATACCAACTCAAATCAGAATACCAATATACAGCACTTTACAAAATAAATACTACACACGGATCAACAAGATAAAAGAACACATATAACAGAAATTACAAGAAACAAGTATGAACAATAAAAAGATAAGAAAGCAAGGAAAGAACACATTgagatacgtggttcgaccccaatggtctacgtccacggTAGAAATGGCCTCAGAGATCTTTATTGATAAATCAATGAGTCACAGAGAAGCCTTAGTTTATAGTGATACAAAACCCTCTCAGTTCTCACACGGAAATCGCACAAATTTTTCCTATCAAGAGCAAACCCTAAAAAACCCTAGAAATCGCCCTCTACCCTTCTCTCtgcctctttctttttcagtcGATACAAGAATGAGTTCAGTGTGTTAGGGTTACAACACATAAGATGAATATAGATACGGTACAACAAATTTGCAACACGTGTAGTAAATCCAGAGGCTTAGCACATCTTCTCAGATTGACGGCATAGGCTCCTCACGTGCCTGTTAAGTCTATTTTAAAGCTTCAGGGAACTACATCGAGCCACAAGTTCTATATTCACTTAATCCCATATTCTCAGATTCACGGCATAGGTTCCTCACGTGCCTGTTAAGTCTATTTTAAAGCTTTAGGGAACTACATCGAGCCACAAGTTCTATATTCACTTAATCCCATAATAAAACTCATTATAGTAATTAAAGGCAACAAAAGAAATGtattgacatacatattacaGTTAGTATATCATAGAAAAATCAATGGCGATCAGCACAAAGCTATTGATCCAATCAGATCCAAGACGAGGAGCTGAGTTCTTCACTTCTTCTTCCTACTGTTGGCACGAGAATCCCTCTCAAAGGGGAAGACTCGGAGTAGGAGCTGAAGCCAAAGAAGCCGATGCAGAGCTGGACCAATATCTCTTATAGGGCCAGTTTCGTTTATCTGAATGCAGAATGTATACAATTGATCATTGAGGAAACTTGGAATGAAACTCCAAGGAATTTGAAAGCTCCTGCCTACTGCTTTAGCCGAAGACTAATACTAGTAGCAGTAGCAATTCAGCCATTGATAACTTACAGTAACAGTACCTGCATTTATGAAGGCCACTAGTGGTTGGGATAGGTTTTTAGGTTTGAACCTGAACCAGAAAGCGATAAAGTCCTTAGACCCATCCGAATTTTAATGCACCATTCTTGTAGGTGTTGATACAAAGCGCTTAATTATACGTGAGTGTTCTAGCATTTATACAAGTTGGGCAAGTGGGTATCTGGTCGTATTCTGCAGCTTGCAGCTCTGTGTCGAATTTACCTTTGATTTGTGCGTGGCACTTACTGTTTGGATATGTTGATGGGGATAAGGGGGTTTGAAGGTTACAATTTTTAAACCTGCATGTTTTGCATGTGCATCCAGATTCCAGataactttaaaattttaaatgtcaCATCCAGAACAATATCATCTTTCGAAGATATCATGCAAACAAAACCACGATATTATCATCTAGTCACAAGATTTTAATCCATGTTTTGCTAGTGTATCCAGACTCCTGAGATTATACAGCCGATGCTCGCTATCCCAATGGTCAGTGCATGGCTATGGTTTGATGATGAGTCGGTCACCGCCATTGGTGCAAATAAGGTCTGGCACGACCAGGCGAATGAACTCTATACAACGGAGTATAGGGAAGTAATCCTTGAGTATAGTCAAATCGTCGATAACTAACTCCTCTTCGGAGGCCCATCTCATGTATGCAATTTGTGGGGTTACAACTTATAAGCAAGTCAGGCCCCAAAAGGATGTTAGCGAGGAGAATATACGTACCTACAATGGAGAATAAAGAATATAAGGGCTCCACAGACCAAGTTATAAACAACTAGAAAAAATGGTTTTCAAGGGGCAAGTATCTACGTCTGCACTTCTTCTGCTTTAGATATTAGCTTGCCAGCTTGCTTTTATACGAATCATGACTGTTTCAATGTTCTTCCTCCTTTATGGTCATTTTGTGGTCCAACACAGCGGATGTATCATGTTTTAATTTTGACGTTGCGACCGCTATAGGGTAAGATCATCAATGCTGTGTCATAAATCTTACCCAGTTGTTGAACCCAGAATACTGTTGGTGCACCGCTTGCGGGTTCAGCAAGGCTGAACTGCTTGCTTTAACAAGAGGTTAAGGAAcgttctttccttctttttttagtattttctttttggctGGATCAGATCGATCCTTCCAGGGATTTGCTTCCTTTTAATAAACCGACAATTCAACAAAAGGGTTGGTCAATGATGttaaagtttgattttttttttttttttgcataatttGAAAGTTCCCGGGGACTGAAGAttacccaaaaaaagaaaaagagagaagtttACGATACTTTGGAAAAGTTAAAAGTCAGCTGAGCTGAAGAGTCTCATTGGAGGGGAGGTTTCGTACGTTCTCCTTAGGTAACCCATCAATTCCTgttgtaaaattcaaaataatgttctcttttatttttattatatccTGATTGAATATATGGAGCAgaaattgaacacttaattactTCATGTAAATGAAATTAAGACTTTAAACTTGTTGCTAGTTCTCTATGGAGGACACTGGTCTGCACAGATCTGAGAGGCAAAACAAAGAAGAGTAAATAAATGGATGAAAAAGATCTAGAGCAGAAACAACCCTATGATGGAGGAAAATATTCCTTGGCTCATGAACTAAACAAACCGTCTCAGATTTTGTTCTCTTGGTTTTCTTAAGGACATCAAGTATTCCTTTCTAAAATTCGTGGTGGGGATAGCACTGTCTGTTCATGGGTAGCAATGCCATGTTCTAGGGTTATTTTCCTAATGCTCCTCTGGTTTAGCTTAAGTTGTCCTAAGCAAGCACAGGTTTCCAATGAGACAAGATTCTTCACTATACAAGGAAAGGCAACATAATCATATGCAACCAACagagaatataatttattttcattatttattccCTCAATTCTTAATTACATTTGATACTGATAAATGTAAAGATTGGAAGAGACcaaaaaaggagaaacaaaaacagaaagaCAAATATCAAACCACCACCCCCCCCCGGGCCccccccgccccgccccgcgACAACTGCACCATGTCCATCAAATTTCATCCTCTAACTGCACAATAAAATCTTCAACCCAAAAGGCAACTGTCAAGAcatcttaaaaaacaaaaaaaaaaaggaaattaaattgGAAGCACTGCAGACACTAAAAAAGGGAACCAATGCTTCGTTACTGAACCCTTGAATGAATTCCTAACACAAGCAGATAGAATTCTCCACTGTATTTTCTGTTGGTGAGGTATCATCTCTGTTGGCAGAGTTCTTGGGAACCCACCAAACTCTTATGCTTTTATCAAGGCTTCCACTATAGAGCAAGAACCCACCACCAACATTCCTGGTTGATGCCTGCAAACACTTGATTGGACCTTCATGGCCGCTTATGACCCCAACTTTAATGAGCTCACCATAAGCCTCTCTTTTCCATATACCAATACTCTTATCAGCAGAGCCACTGCACAAAATTTCCCCCATCAGGCTCATACACAGAACAGCCATTTGATGTGCTTTTGTCTCACGTGCCACCTTCCAACTCAACAAATTCCCACTCCCCTCCCACGCCATCACATACCCGTCTGATCCCCCTCCATAAACCCACCTTCCATCCTCAGAAACGATAACCGAATTAAGTGAAACGTCCTTGTGACCTTCCAAAATCCCTTTCAGAGAATGTGAGCCCTTCCCCTCCTTTCCCCAAGCTTTAATCTTCCCATCCGCGGAAGCCGAATACACAATTCCATTACTTGCCATCAACCCATTAATTGCATCGTCATGGGCTTTAATCGATTCCAAGCACTTCAAATCTGATAGCCTCCACACCTTGAGTGTCTTATCCCACGACCCCGAGTAAATCAACCCATTATGGACCGTTAAGCAAGAGATACTATCGGCGTGTTCAATCCACAACTTTTTATGGTGTCGCCGAGTTTGGACATAATTACTTTGCTTCATGAACTTCCCCAAATAATCCTTAGTCGTTGGGAGGGTGTCAACAAGCCTGAATATATTCTCTGACCTCCTCGACACCTTCCAAACTCTAATCCTACTATCTTGGTGCGCTGTAAAGACCTGGTTTCCAACCGTTACTAGCGCTTTCACCGAGCCATCTCCTTGTCCAAACTTTGTGAATATCTTCAAATCCGGCTGCTG includes:
- the LOC122292122 gene encoding protein JINGUBANG-like — protein: MNFLFVKVAVVTPSLPPLFKYTVPNTFPTEIRHPPLNFPLTSPLPLHLSLWSLSLSHVPFSRIYSEREEKQIHPMVDLAVSETKPSTPLLSAASGTSSTCSASSEADDSSATSLRFELHDVKYQLSCITLSGSYSYRSLAILSGHIGSVSCLALCGEFILSASQGKDIIVWQQPDLKIFTKFGQGDGSVKALVTVGNQVFTAHQDSRIRVWKVSRRSENIFRLVDTLPTTKDYLGKFMKQSNYVQTRRHHKKLWIEHADSISCLTVHNGLIYSGSWDKTLKVWRLSDLKCLESIKAHDDAINGLMASNGIVYSASADGKIKAWGKEGKGSHSLKGILEGHKDVSLNSVIVSEDGRWVYGGGSDGYVMAWEGSGNLLSWKVARETKAHQMAVLCMSLMGEILCSGSADKSIGIWKREAYGELIKVGVISGHEGPIKCLQASTRNVGGGFLLYSGSLDKSIRVWWVPKNSANRDDTSPTENTVENSICLC